A genomic segment from Geitlerinema sp. PCC 7407 encodes:
- a CDS encoding MgtC/SapB family protein, which translates to MASSDWIELTQRLVLAMVVGAAIGWNRQKSGKSAGLRTHMLVSLGAALFVLIPSEIEGSQSADALSRTVQGVATGVGFLGAGEIFQQSQADNGRRRVKGMTSAAAIWVAAGLGAVVGCGLWQIGLVGMVLTLITLGTIKRMEQWTWIRRGRDDEEE; encoded by the coding sequence ATGGCATCTTCTGATTGGATAGAGCTGACTCAGCGGCTGGTGTTGGCGATGGTGGTGGGGGCCGCGATCGGCTGGAATCGCCAGAAATCTGGCAAGTCAGCTGGCCTAAGAACCCATATGCTGGTGAGCTTGGGGGCTGCGCTGTTTGTGTTGATACCCTCTGAGATCGAGGGCAGCCAATCAGCGGATGCACTGAGCCGTACAGTGCAAGGGGTAGCAACGGGGGTCGGCTTTTTGGGGGCGGGGGAGATTTTTCAGCAGTCCCAGGCCGACAATGGCCGTCGCCGGGTCAAGGGCATGACGTCAGCGGCGGCCATCTGGGTGGCGGCGGGTCTGGGGGCTGTCGTGGGGTGCGGTCTTTGGCAGATCGGCTTGGTGGGCATGGTGCTGACGCTGATTACCCTGGGAACGATCAAGCGGATGGAGCAGTGGACCTGGATTCGGCGGGGCCGGGATGATGAGGAGGAGTAG
- the xseB gene encoding exodeoxyribonuclease VII small subunit: protein MNAFPDQPSFLPASETPPPAALAPDWNYERTVAEIETIVAQIEAGELELADVFSQFSTAVEYLRQCEHFLEHKQQQMDLLLEVLSDDEEP, encoded by the coding sequence ATGAACGCTTTCCCCGATCAGCCCTCTTTTTTACCAGCCTCCGAAACTCCGCCGCCCGCGGCTCTGGCCCCAGACTGGAACTACGAACGAACCGTTGCCGAAATTGAGACCATCGTGGCGCAGATCGAGGCCGGCGAACTGGAGCTCGCTGACGTCTTTAGCCAGTTTTCGACCGCTGTCGAGTACCTGCGTCAGTGCGAGCACTTTCTGGAGCACAAGCAGCAGCAAATGGACCTGCTGCTGGAGGTTTTGTCCGACGACGAAGAGCCGTGA
- a CDS encoding glycosyltransferase family 39 protein, whose translation MRRSSSGGQWDVLWSTGLLGLGLVMFCADIGGVPLRDWDEGIVAQVAREIGRSPLESLRWLYPTLFGEPYLNKPPLMHILIALSYHLGGVSEWTTRLPGALLSAISVPLLYGVGREVFLGRTAAVLSTLVYLTSLAVVRNGRLAMLDGAVLCFSLGMLLCLLRSRRDVRWSLGVGVAFGLICLTKGILGLLLGAIALGFLAWDTPRLLSTGYFWGGWLVGAIPAVGWYLAQWLHYGALFWNNNLVDQSFSRVWSAVESNAGPPWYYLLELLKYGWPWLIFLPMGLRLAWEHRSLSWAKLAMTWGGGYLLVISAMGTKLPWYVLPVYPAIALVIGAALREVWHQGTLTPAKPHVAPDYPRAWCLSFGLLALVAWAGCLYFSFSAEADADLQLTFGALGLTFTATSALLWRHDLQFLLVLLSGCYLSLVLLGQSDHWVWELGEDYPVKPVAAMVQQHTPTGRTVYTSHPYHRPSLNFYSDRPIRPASLEHLQQIWQQEASPYFLLSTGAATALKLKDAQTVAQTHTWQLVTRAAADSLAEPPRAAFRTGGDRLS comes from the coding sequence ATGCGGCGCTCGAGCAGCGGGGGACAGTGGGATGTGCTGTGGAGCACGGGACTGCTGGGGCTGGGGCTGGTGATGTTTTGCGCAGATATCGGGGGGGTGCCGCTGCGGGACTGGGACGAGGGAATCGTGGCTCAGGTGGCGCGGGAGATTGGGCGATCGCCCCTGGAGTCGCTGCGGTGGCTCTACCCGACGCTGTTTGGGGAGCCCTACCTCAACAAGCCGCCGCTGATGCACATCCTGATCGCCCTGAGCTATCACCTCGGGGGCGTCAGCGAGTGGACGACCCGCCTGCCGGGGGCGCTCCTGTCGGCGATTTCGGTGCCGCTGCTGTATGGAGTGGGCCGGGAAGTGTTTCTGGGCCGGACGGCGGCGGTGCTGTCGACGCTGGTCTACCTGACCTCTTTGGCAGTGGTGCGCAATGGGCGGTTGGCGATGCTAGACGGCGCTGTGCTGTGCTTCAGCTTGGGCATGCTGCTGTGCCTGCTGCGATCGCGCCGGGACGTGCGCTGGTCCCTGGGAGTCGGGGTGGCCTTTGGGCTGATCTGCCTGACCAAGGGGATTTTGGGGCTGCTGCTGGGGGCGATCGCCCTGGGCTTTTTGGCCTGGGACACGCCGCGGCTGCTCTCGACGGGCTATTTTTGGGGCGGCTGGCTGGTGGGGGCCATTCCGGCAGTCGGCTGGTACCTTGCCCAGTGGCTCCACTACGGCGCTCTGTTTTGGAACAATAATCTGGTCGATCAATCCTTTAGCCGCGTGTGGTCCGCCGTCGAGAGCAACGCTGGCCCGCCGTGGTACTACCTGCTGGAGCTGCTGAAATACGGCTGGCCCTGGCTGATCTTTTTGCCCATGGGGCTCCGGCTGGCCTGGGAGCACCGCTCCCTGAGCTGGGCCAAGCTGGCGATGACTTGGGGGGGTGGCTACTTGCTCGTGATCTCGGCCATGGGCACCAAGCTGCCGTGGTACGTCCTGCCGGTCTATCCGGCGATCGCCCTGGTCATCGGCGCTGCCCTGCGCGAGGTCTGGCACCAAGGCACCCTGACCCCCGCAAAGCCCCACGTCGCCCCTGACTATCCCCGCGCTTGGTGCCTCAGCTTTGGGCTCTTGGCCCTGGTGGCCTGGGCAGGCTGTCTGTACTTTAGCTTCAGCGCCGAAGCGGACGCCGACCTCCAGCTCACCTTTGGCGCCCTCGGCCTCACCTTCACCGCCACCAGCGCCCTGCTGTGGCGCCACGACCTGCAATTTTTGCTGGTGCTGCTGAGCGGCTGCTATCTGTCGCTGGTGCTGCTGGGGCAGTCCGACCACTGGGTGTGGGAGCTGGGCGAGGACTACCCGGTCAAGCCCGTAGCGGCCATGGTGCAGCAGCACACGCCCACCGGCCGCACCGTGTACACGTCTCACCCCTATCACCGGCCTTCACTCAATTTCTACAGCGATCGCCCGATTCGGCCCGCCAGCCTGGAGCACCTCCAGCAGATCTGGCAGCAGGAAGCTTCTCCCTACTTTCTCCTGAGTACCGGTGCTGCCACCGCCCTCAAGCTCAAGGACGCCCAAACCGTCGCCCAGACCCACACGTGGCAGCT
- a CDS encoding phospholipid/glycerol acyltransferase, with translation MSYSISQAQPPLTFIPPALNPWVLRFVQGVLPLWLRWQGGIIQVEAEHAERLADLYHQFQDGKIRFLMAFRHPNVDDPACMAYLLSHLVPAAAQRQGQKLRSPVHAHFIYDRGIPLWAGTQVGWLYSRLAGIPIHRGKLDRVGLRVARELFVSGDLPMAAAPEGATNGHGELISPLEPGVAQLGFWCAEDLHKAGRSESVLVVPIGIQYHYVDAPWQELAGLLGQLERDCGIEAAPLPIDGVSIDGIPEVLYERLYNLGQHLLVRMEAFYRRFYHQDLPETDAADLRDRLPNEVFSERLQRLLDVGLKVAEQYFELPAKGNLIDRCRRLEQAGWDRIYRDDLGNLETLPPLERGLADRVAEEADLRMWHMRLVESFVAVTGAYVKQKPTAERFSDTLFLAWDMVTRIKGDKVFPRPKIGQRRVKITIGEPLSVSDRWETYQSSRRAAKQTIADFTQDLQSALETMLL, from the coding sequence TTGAGTTACTCCATCAGCCAAGCTCAGCCTCCTTTGACGTTTATTCCCCCCGCCCTCAATCCGTGGGTTTTGCGGTTTGTGCAGGGCGTCCTGCCGCTCTGGCTGCGATGGCAGGGGGGGATCATTCAGGTCGAAGCCGAACATGCAGAACGCCTCGCGGACCTATATCACCAGTTTCAGGACGGCAAAATCCGGTTTTTGATGGCCTTTCGCCACCCGAATGTGGACGATCCCGCCTGCATGGCCTATCTGTTGTCGCACTTGGTACCCGCAGCGGCCCAGCGTCAGGGCCAAAAGCTGCGATCGCCCGTCCACGCCCACTTTATCTACGACCGGGGCATTCCTCTGTGGGCCGGGACCCAGGTGGGCTGGCTCTACTCGCGGCTAGCAGGCATTCCGATCCACCGGGGCAAGCTCGATCGGGTTGGGCTGCGGGTGGCCCGGGAGCTGTTTGTGAGCGGCGATCTTCCCATGGCCGCGGCCCCCGAAGGTGCCACCAACGGCCACGGCGAGCTGATCAGTCCCCTAGAGCCGGGCGTCGCTCAGCTTGGGTTTTGGTGTGCCGAGGATTTGCACAAGGCGGGCCGCAGCGAGAGCGTCCTGGTGGTTCCCATCGGCATTCAGTATCACTATGTGGACGCGCCGTGGCAGGAGCTGGCGGGCTTGCTGGGCCAGCTAGAGCGAGACTGCGGCATTGAGGCGGCGCCCTTACCCATCGACGGTGTCTCCATCGACGGCATTCCCGAGGTGCTGTACGAGCGCCTCTACAACCTGGGTCAGCACCTGCTAGTGCGGATGGAGGCGTTTTATCGCCGCTTTTATCACCAGGATTTACCAGAAACCGACGCGGCGGACCTGCGCGATCGCCTGCCCAATGAGGTCTTCTCGGAGCGATTGCAGCGGCTCCTAGACGTGGGGCTCAAGGTGGCGGAGCAGTACTTTGAGCTGCCGGCCAAGGGCAACTTGATCGATCGCTGTCGCCGCCTGGAGCAGGCGGGCTGGGACCGGATTTATCGCGATGATCTGGGCAACCTAGAGACCCTGCCGCCCCTCGAGCGCGGCTTGGCCGATCGGGTGGCCGAGGAGGCGGACCTGCGGATGTGGCACATGCGGCTGGTGGAGAGCTTTGTCGCGGTGACCGGCGCCTACGTGAAGCAAAAGCCGACGGCGGAGCGCTTCTCGGACACGCTCTTTTTGGCCTGGGACATGGTGACGCGCATCAAGGGAGACAAGGTCTTTCCCCGGCCCAAAATTGGTCAGCGCCGGGTCAAGATCACCATTGGCGAGCCTCTGTCGGTGAGCGATCGCTGGGAGACCTACCAGTCCAGCCGCCGCGCCGCCAAGCAGACGATCGCCGACTTTACCCAGGACCTCCAGAGCGCCCTCGAAACCATGCTGCTTTAA